GCGCTCACCGGCGGGCTGTCGCCCCACGTCCGCTGCGCGTAGAGCAACTCGTCACGCGCCTGGTCGTACAACCCGAGGGACAGCAGCAGTCGCACCAGGTCGCTGGTGGGCGGCAGCGCAGGCGTCCCGGTCGAATCCGTCGCGGGCGCAGCCGCCTGCACGGATGTGTTCGCGGCCAGCCGCACGCCGGCGCCAGCCACGCGCCTTCTGGCCAGGCGTCCATAGTACGAATTCAGATAATCGGCCGTCACCACCTGGTAGACCGTCGCGGCGCCGTTCCTGTCACCCACCTGCTCGCGTGCCCTCGCCGACCAGTAGAGATAGGCGGGCCGGTAGTCCGAGTGCGGGAAGTTGGCCGCGGCCGTCTCGAACAACGCCATCGCGTCCCGATACCTGCTGTGCTTGTACGCGAACCAGCCGGCCTTCCAGCCCGCCCGCTCCGCGTGACGCCCCTTCGGGAACTTCGAGAGCAGCTCGCGGAACACCGCATCCGCCTGATCGTCGTCGTCAGACACGATGTAGTGCGTGGCGAGGTTGTTGAGCGCCTCTTCGGCCCAGGAGCTGTCTGGCGCCGAAGCCACGAGCGCGCGTGCGAGGCGAACGTACTCGTCGTGGTCCCCGAGTTCCCGGGTGGCGGTCAGGTAGAAGAACTGCGCCTCGACCTTGCGCGACGCGTGGTCGAGATACGGCCGGAGTCCATCCTGCGCCTGGCGATAGCGGTGGAGGTAGTGATCGCATTCGGCGATCCGCAGCGCGATCAGCTCTGCCTGGTCGCCTCCGGCGATCGGCTGCAGCGCCTCGAGTGCCGGACGGGCCTGCTGATAGCGCTTGGATCCGAAGAGCCGCTCGGCGCGGCCGAGTTCGAGTCGATACCGTTGGGGCGAATCCTTGGCCGGCTGCAGGTCCTTGAGCGCGTCGAGTTCGGTGGCCGCGACCGTCAACAGGTCGCTCGTCGGGAACTCGTAGTAGAGGCGCGCGAACGTCTCGGCAGCATGTGGCCGGTCACCGGAGGCCTGGTAGGCGTGCGCGAGCGCGAGAAGGACGGCGTCTGGCGCCGCGGTCCGCCGATTCGCCAGAGCCTCGTAGAGCTTCGCCGCGCCTGCGTGGTCCTCCTGCGCGACGGCGGCTTCCGCCTCACGCTGGACGGCGGCCTCGGTGAGGAAGCCCGGCACCTGCGCTTCGCGCAGCTTTCCAAAGACCGCCCGGGCCTCGGCCACACGCGCCAGGTTGAGATACGTCAGCCCGGTGAAGTAGCTGGCGTACGCGGCCAGTGGCGTCGTGGCCAGGGACGGGGCACTGACGAGCGGCAGCGCCTCCTTGAACTTCGCGTCCTGGAACAGCCGCACGCCCTGGGCGAGGTCGAGGAGGGCCTTCGGCGGCACGTGTGCCGCGACGTCTGGCACCAGCCAGATTTCCGCGGGATCGGTTGGCACGAGCGGCCGCGCCGACGGCGCGAGCGCGGGGGACACCGGTGCGACGCCGACCGGCGAGTCCGTGACCGACGGCGCCTGCGCGCCGCCCGAAACGGCAAAGCCGGCAACGATCAGCGCGACGAGACCCCAACGCAGGGAACGTGAAGCTTCAACGGGTCGTGGAACTCGAGACTCGATCGTACCAATCACGGAACTTGCCCC
The window above is part of the Vicinamibacterales bacterium genome. Proteins encoded here:
- a CDS encoding transglycosylase SLT domain-containing protein, with translation MIGTIESRVPRPVEASRSLRWGLVALIVAGFAVSGGAQAPSVTDSPVGVAPVSPALAPSARPLVPTDPAEIWLVPDVAAHVPPKALLDLAQGVRLFQDAKFKEALPLVSAPSLATTPLAAYASYFTGLTYLNLARVAEARAVFGKLREAQVPGFLTEAAVQREAEAAVAQEDHAGAAKLYEALANRRTAAPDAVLLALAHAYQASGDRPHAAETFARLYYEFPTSDLLTVAATELDALKDLQPAKDSPQRYRLELGRAERLFGSKRYQQARPALEALQPIAGGDQAELIALRIAECDHYLHRYRQAQDGLRPYLDHASRKVEAQFFYLTATRELGDHDEYVRLARALVASAPDSSWAEEALNNLATHYIVSDDDDQADAVFRELLSKFPKGRHAERAGWKAGWFAYKHSRYRDAMALFETAAANFPHSDYRPAYLYWSARAREQVGDRNGAATVYQVVTADYLNSYYGRLARRRVAGAGVRLAANTSVQAAAPATDSTGTPALPPTSDLVRLLLSLGLYDQARDELLYAQRTWGDSPPVSATLGWVYNKQGDLRRGIVAMKRAYPQYMAAHATHLPNEVLRIIFPVDYWPLIKRYAHAHSLDPYLVAALINQESSFDAVAKSAANAIGLMQVLPSTGRHYARTLRMRRFSAGSLTTPEVNIQLGTAYFAELVHRFGGAHYALASYNAGENRVAAWRSDRPGLEADEFIDDIPFPETQGYVKKIIGSAEDYRRLYGEDKAGAAAGGASKASSAAKGSGKPKPKPAAPPRKKISSKKK